The genomic interval TACTCGTGCGGGCGCGTCAATGGCTGTACAAGAACAAGCTGGTGATCGTGCACGAGCGGGCAATTCGGACACTGATTGCGGCGGCACTTGCCCAGCTTGAAGTTGAAACAGGCACCGCCATCGCCGCCAGCGTTGATCCAGCAACACTTGATCGCTGGCGAGCCTCAGTTTCAGAGCTGCGCCCAGATGGACAAACCCAGCAGAGTTGGCTATGGGCTGCACCGGCGAAACACTCAACCCGCCAAATCAGCGAGGTACTGGAGCGCATCGACCTGCTTTACACGCTGGACGTTCATAAGCACCTGGCAGACATCCCCGATCTCATCTTGCGCCGCTACGCGCGCCGACTTGTCTCCAGGCCGCCCTCAGCCGGAGCCAAGATCAAAGAGCCAGCGCGCACCGTGGAGGTCGCATGCTTTCTTCGGTATTGCCTGTTCACCACCACAGACCAGTTGATCCTTATGGTGCAGCGCCGGATCGCCGATCTGTGGCGTCAGGCTGCCGCCGATGTCCCCGCTACCGTCAATTGGGCCGCAATGTACAAAACGCTGCTCGGCGAACTTGTTGCCTTGAGCGCGCAAGGTGCGGTGCCAGATGCTGAGTTGCGTGCCCGTCTTGAAGCCTTGATCACCGAAACCCAGAAACGCAAACCACCGAGCAGGGCCTCCCTGGTCCGCGAGGGATTGATTGATGGAATTCGCCCCGTGCGGTCGTTGCTCGTCGCCATTGCAAAGCTGCCCTGGCAGGCCACCGGCGAGCATCCTGCCATCGAGTACCTTGCCAAGCTGCAAGCTTTATATCTCAAAGGATCCAGAAAGCTGCCAGTTGAAGTGGTGGCACCAAGTCTGGGAATGATCTGGCAGGTTTCGATCTCCAGCCCAGACCGGGAACGGGCGTTTCAGGCGTTGGAGGTGGCCACCCTGTTTGCCCTGCGCCGCGCGGTGCGCAATGGCTCGGTCTGGATTGAGCACAGCCTGAGCTTTCGGGGTCGTGCGCGCTTGTTCTTCACGGACGAGCGTTGGCAGGCAGAGTCCAAGAAACACTATGCCCGTCTATCGTTACCCAGCAAGGCTGCCACTTTCTTGAAGCCTTTGCTGGCCAGAGTAACTGCCGGTGTCGATGCGGTGGCCGCTGCAGCCCGCAGTGGCGTACTGCGCGTGGATGATGAACTCCATTTGTCGCCATTGCCCGCAGAGGACGAAGACCCAGAAGTGACCAAGCTGCGCGCGGCTTTGGATCACCGCATCGGTGAGGTTCAATTGCCGGAAGTGATTCTGGCCGTTGACGCCCAGGTGCGCTTTAGCTGGATCATGCTCGGACGTGAGCCGCGCTCTACCGACGAGCTGCTGATGGTCTATGCCGGCATCATGGCCCACGGCACCAGTCTGACTGCGGTCGAATGCGCGCGCATGATTCCGCAATTGTCTGCCACCAGCATTCGCCAGGCCATGCGCTGGGCGCGGGACGAACGGCGTCTGAGCCAGGCCTGCCAGGCTGTGCTGGAATTCATGCAGCGACACCCGATTGCCGCCACCTGGGGGCGGTCCGATTTGGCATCTTCTGACATGATGAGCATGGAGACCACCAAACGGGTGTGGCAAGCCCGGCTTGATCCTCGGCGCAACACACCTTCCATTGGAATCTACTCCCATGTAAAAGACCGGTGGGGCATCTTCCATGCGCAGCCCTTTGTGCTCAATGAGCGCCAGGCGGGCGTGGCCATTGAAGGTGTCATCCGCCAAGAAAAGCTGGAGACCAGCCAGCTTGCTGTGGATACCCATGGCTACACCGACTTTGCCATGTCACATGCCCGTTTGCTTGGTTTTGATCTTTGCCCGCGGTTGAAGGAACTCAAACAGCGCCACCTCTTTGTGCCACGCGGCACCAAAGTGCCCGCAGAAATCGCTGCGGTGTGCGAAGCCAATGTCGACGTCGCTTTGATCGAAAAGCATTGGGATAGTCTGGTGCACCTGGCAGCCTCGGTCATGAGCGGACATGCCAGTGCGGTGGCAGCTCTTGCGCGGTTCGGTTCTGCCGCCCAGGGCGATCCAATCTATGAGGCTGGCGTGCAATTGGGGCGGTTGCTGCGTACGGCGTTTTTGGCTGACTACTTTGTCAAGGACGCTTTCAGGAACGAGTTGCGCCGGGTGCTCAATCGGGGCGAGGCTGTTAACGCCCTCAAGCGCGCCATTTATACCGGCCGGATCAGCCCGGCGCAGGCCAAACGTGTCGATGAAATGCAGGCTGTGGCCGATGCGTTGAGCCTGATGGCCAACATCGTGATGGCGTGGAATACCTCACAGATGCAGGCGGTCCTGGATCGCTGGTCGAACCGCCGCCAGGTCATTCCACCGGAACTGATCGGGAAGATTGCGCCCACCAGGCTGGAGAGCATCAACTTGCGGGGTGTGTTTCGCTTCCCGGTTGACCGCTATGCTGACCAAATCCTGCCTTCGCGGCCAAATGCATCGATAACTGGCACCAATGGATGAAACCGACCACGGTTTGACGCCACGAATCGCAGATTTGAAAGTGAACAGGAAAGTCAATGAAATCAACGATCTACCAACACCACCTCCGCGCCAGTGCTAGCTTTTCGTACCGTCACTTATTGCACTGAAAACGAGGAGACCCCGTGCTGGTGCGCGCCGACGCCGCGTACAAGACGGCCGAGGACCTGCTGAACGCGGCCAAGGCCGCGCCCGGCAAGCTCAAGGCCAGCGGCACCGGCCAGGGCGGCATCTGGCACCTGGGCCTGGCGCAATGGCTGGTCGACAACAAGGCGGCCAGCAATGCGATTGCCTGGGTGCCCAGCCAGGGCGCGGCACCGGGCCTGCAGGACCTGCTGGCCGGCGGTGTGGACGTGGTGTCGTGCTCGCTGCCCGAGGCCCGTGCGCTGATCGAAGGCGGCAAGGTCAAGCCACTGGTGCTGATGGGCGCCAAGCCCGACGGCATCTTCCCCAAGGTGCCGCTGTACAAGGATGCCAGCGGCAAGATGTGGAACGCGGGCATCACGGTCGGCAATCCGCGCAACGAGGGCGTTCGCATGGGCTCGCTGGTGAGCCGGGCGCAACTCGATGCGGTGCGCGAAGGGCTCGAATCGCTCAAGGCGCAGGCCGAGGTGCTGCATGACGGCAGCGCGAAGTCGCTCGTCGATGCCGACCCGGCCATCGCCGCCTGCATCGGCCCCGTGCTGCTGGGCGCGCGCGATGCCGACGCGGCCGACCGGGTGCACGACGTCGAGGTCTTCGGCCCGGTCGCCACGCTGCTGCCCTATCGCGACCTGGATCATGCAATGGCGCTCGCGCACCGCGGGCAGGGCTCGCTGGTGACTTCGCTCTATGGCGCCGACGACGTCGCGCTCGGCCTGGTGTCGGTGCAACTCGCCGCCAGCCATGGGCGCGTTCATGTGATCACGCCCGACGTCGCACAAGCCCAGACCGGCCATGGCAACGTGATGCCCATGTCGCTGCATGGCGGCCCCGGCCGCGCGGGCGGCGGCGCCGAACTCGGCGGACTGCGGGCGCTGGACTTCTATCACCGCCGCAGCGCGGTGCAGGCCAGCCCGAATGTCATTGCGAAACTTGGAATCGCATAGTCCAACGCTGGGGATCGAAGTCCTGTGTTCGCCCCGAAGCGAACTGCGAGCTCCTGCCCTGTAGACCAGAAAAACCGCTGGGGACCTGCGACTTGGCGACTTGGCCTACCAGCCCTCTATTGACGGCAAGCTCGTGCAGCAGTTGGCCTGTTGCCATTTCATCGAACACGGCGACAACGTGATCGTGCTGGGCCCACCGCGACATGCGGCTCTGAGACCAGACCATAGCGAGCCATGACCGAGATCAAAGCTGCCCCGTCCGGCAGTCTGTCGGCGTTCGCGACGGCGCGAACATCTCGAAAATACTGCGCACCAATATCCGGCGACTGCACGATGCCCACCGTAACAATTGGCCGTGCCCTACTTCGTCCCGTCAATGATGTGCAATGCGACAAGTTCGAAGTGAGAGCCATCGACCCCATGAAAGTGCAGAGGGAACCGGCCCGCATATATCGCGCGGAACGTCAAGGAAGTGGCGCTACCTGACAGAATTGGCGCGATTTCTGAAAGTCCGTGAACCCCAACTGCGCCTTCGACAGGCGATTGAACGTCCAGTCGAACGACGTCACCCTTTTTCACCAGAATCACACGACTAGCTTCATTCTCGAAGCGTGGGGGCACCGCAGGAACTTCGACCGAGATAGCGTTGTTAATTGCAGCATCGTTTGGCACCTTAGCCTCTGACGGGAGAGGCAAGCAAAATTGCTCGGCCACAATCGAAGCGGTGAGTTGGGGACTGATCCTCGATGGCGAGCGCTCAAGAATTGCGACAGCAGCCAGGAGCACCGCGACTGCCATGCCTGCGACGAAAAAGTGTTTCAGCTTCACACTGTGGCCCGTTGAAGATCAACTACTTAGTGATCCACTACCGATTGAACTGATACGACCTGCCATCCGCTTGACTTCTTCTCGGCAAGGACAATGATCTCGTCGTACGGGGCATGACGAACCTTCGCGATCGCGGCACTGCGCTCGTTCCCGCCTTCAGTAGCCGCCGGTATC from Cupriavidus nantongensis carries:
- a CDS encoding tripartite tricarboxylate transporter substrate-binding protein, with amino-acid sequence MRADAAYKTAEDLLNAAKAAPGKLKASGTGQGGIWHLGLAQWLVDNKAASNAIAWVPSQGAAPGLQDLLAGGVDVVSCSLPEARALIEGGKVKPLVLMGAKPDGIFPKVPLYKDASGKMWNAGITVGNPRNEGVRMGSLVSRAQLDAVREGLESLKAQAEVLHDGSAKSLVDADPAIAACIGPVLLGARDADAADRVHDVEVFGPVATLLPYRDLDHAMALAHRGQGSLVTSLYGADDVALGLVSVQLAASHGRVHVITPDVAQAQTGHGNVMPMSLHGGPGRAGGGAELGGLRALDFYHRRSAVQASPNVIAKLGIA